A section of the Streptomyces sp. NBC_01363 genome encodes:
- a CDS encoding acylphosphatase yields MNEEVRLTAWVRGRVQQVGFRWFTRANALEIGGLTGFALNLDDGRVQVVAEGRRENCHRLLDWLRSDDTPGRVDGVTEIWDTPRGGYEGFAIR; encoded by the coding sequence ATGAACGAAGAAGTACGGCTCACCGCATGGGTACGCGGCCGAGTGCAGCAGGTGGGGTTCCGTTGGTTCACCAGGGCAAACGCTCTGGAGATCGGTGGCCTCACCGGCTTCGCCCTCAATCTCGACGACGGCAGGGTGCAGGTCGTCGCCGAGGGGCGGCGGGAGAATTGCCACCGCCTGCTGGACTGGCTGCGCTCGGACGACACACCCGGACGCGTCGACGGAGTCACTGAGATATGGGACACCCCGCGCGGTGGTTACGAGGGCTTCGCGATCCGCTGA
- a CDS encoding helix-turn-helix domain-containing protein — protein MDEKTRLDALAFDVFSRQCPSRGTLEHVTGRWGSLTLGALYEGGFRFNELRRRVDGVSEKMLSQTLHALERDGLVHREAQPTNPPRVDYELTPLGRQVAERLLALIGLVEGRMPEVLRAREHYDETHPTP, from the coding sequence ATGGACGAGAAGACCCGTCTGGACGCGCTCGCCTTCGATGTGTTCTCCAGACAGTGCCCCTCACGCGGCACGCTGGAGCATGTCACCGGGCGCTGGGGCAGTCTCACGCTGGGAGCGCTGTACGAAGGCGGCTTCCGCTTCAACGAGCTCCGTCGCCGGGTCGACGGGGTGAGCGAGAAGATGCTCTCCCAGACGCTCCACGCCCTGGAACGGGACGGTCTGGTCCACCGCGAGGCCCAGCCGACCAATCCGCCGCGCGTCGACTACGAGCTGACGCCGCTGGGCCGGCAGGTGGCCGAGCGACTGCTCGCGCTGATCGGGCTCGTCGAGGGCCGGATGCCCGAGGTGCTCCGGGCCCGTGAGCACTACGACGAGACGCACCCCACGCCTTAG
- the rnc gene encoding ribonuclease III yields MSELSNAKKKADNVNTASSHTLLEGRLGYQLETALLVRALTHRSYAYENGGLPTNERLEFLGDSVLGLVVTDTLYRTHPDLPEGQLAKLRAAVVNSRALAEVGRGLELGSFIRLGRGEEGTGGRDKASILADTLEAVIGAVYLDQGLSAASELVHRLFDPLIDRSSNLGAGLDWKTSLQELTAGESLGVPEYLVTETGPDHEKTFTAAARVGGVSYGTGTGRSKKEAEQQAAESAWREISAAAEERAAAAKAAAEGGAADTPAGPSPSSDAAPA; encoded by the coding sequence ATGTCTGAGTTGTCCAACGCCAAGAAGAAGGCAGACAACGTCAACACAGCCTCGTCCCACACGCTTCTGGAAGGGCGGCTCGGGTATCAACTCGAGACCGCCCTTCTGGTGCGTGCGCTGACCCACCGTTCGTACGCATACGAGAACGGCGGTCTGCCCACCAACGAGCGGCTCGAATTCCTCGGGGATTCGGTGCTCGGCCTGGTGGTCACGGACACGCTGTACCGCACCCACCCCGACCTGCCCGAAGGCCAGCTGGCCAAGTTGCGGGCCGCGGTGGTCAACTCGCGTGCGCTTGCGGAAGTGGGCCGCGGCCTCGAACTCGGCTCCTTCATCCGGCTCGGCCGGGGTGAAGAGGGCACGGGAGGCCGGGACAAGGCGTCCATCCTCGCCGACACCCTTGAAGCGGTGATCGGCGCGGTCTATCTCGACCAGGGCCTCAGCGCGGCCTCGGAGCTGGTCCACCGGCTCTTCGACCCGCTGATCGACAGGTCCTCCAACCTCGGTGCCGGCCTGGACTGGAAGACCAGCCTCCAGGAGCTCACCGCCGGCGAGAGCCTCGGAGTCCCCGAGTACCTCGTCACGGAGACCGGCCCGGACCACGAGAAGACCTTTACTGCTGCTGCTCGCGTCGGTGGTGTCTCGTACGGCACCGGCACCGGCCGTAGCAAGAAGGAAGCGGAGCAGCAGGCGGCGGAGTCCGCCTGGCGCGAGATCAGCGCCGCCGCGGAGGAACGGGCGGCAGCGGCGAAGGCCGCTGCCGAAGGAGGGGCCGCCGACACCCCTGCAGGCCCGTCGCCGTCCTCGGACGCAGCCCCGGCCTGA
- a CDS encoding cell division initiation protein produces MDVQKKLDEIVEAVGNARSMPMSASCVVNRAELLAMLEEVREALPGSLAHAQELIGGQEQLAEQARQEAERIIGAARAERTSLISDTEVARQSRSEADRILDEARREAAEVRGEADEYVDSKLANFEVVLTKTIGSVDRGREKLLGRGQAFDEQGYEDPDFAEAPERSTDPATLQRRADEYVDTKLGAFEAVLAKTLEAVGRGRQKLHGRVATDELGAHVAAQDAAGNQAHMSDEDHWAGLAGLATPEPQPAHQQAQPHFPAQTQPGYAETYAYQDQPQQDMYGYQQQPDPYAAAYQQQGYDQAQVPVQGYDGWQQQPVQPQQALQQQGESALDETSLFDTSMIDLDQLRRYEQER; encoded by the coding sequence GTGGACGTGCAGAAGAAGCTCGACGAGATCGTCGAAGCGGTCGGGAACGCCCGGTCGATGCCCATGTCGGCTTCGTGCGTGGTCAACCGCGCCGAGCTGCTCGCGATGCTCGAAGAGGTGCGCGAGGCCCTGCCCGGCTCGCTCGCCCATGCCCAGGAGCTCATCGGCGGCCAGGAACAGCTGGCCGAGCAGGCCCGCCAGGAGGCCGAGCGGATCATCGGGGCCGCCCGCGCCGAACGCACCTCGCTGATCTCCGACACCGAGGTCGCCAGGCAGTCCCGCAGCGAGGCCGACCGGATCCTCGACGAGGCCCGCCGGGAGGCCGCCGAGGTGCGCGGCGAAGCCGACGAGTACGTCGACAGCAAGCTCGCCAACTTCGAGGTCGTCCTCACCAAGACGATCGGCTCCGTCGACCGGGGCCGCGAGAAGCTCCTCGGTCGCGGCCAGGCCTTCGACGAGCAGGGCTACGAGGACCCGGACTTCGCCGAGGCCCCCGAGCGCAGCACCGACCCGGCCACGCTCCAGCGCCGGGCGGACGAGTACGTCGACACCAAGCTGGGCGCCTTCGAAGCCGTGCTCGCCAAGACCCTGGAGGCGGTCGGCCGCGGCCGGCAGAAGCTGCACGGCCGGGTCGCCACCGACGAGCTCGGCGCGCACGTGGCCGCCCAGGACGCGGCGGGCAACCAGGCGCACATGAGCGACGAGGACCACTGGGCCGGCCTCGCCGGGCTCGCCACCCCGGAGCCGCAGCCGGCGCACCAGCAGGCCCAGCCGCACTTCCCCGCCCAGACGCAGCCCGGCTACGCGGAGACCTACGCCTACCAGGACCAGCCGCAGCAGGACATGTACGGGTACCAGCAGCAGCCGGACCCGTACGCCGCGGCCTATCAGCAGCAGGGCTACGACCAGGCCCAGGTGCCGGTCCAGGGGTACGACGGCTGGCAGCAGCAGCCCGTGCAGCCCCAGCAGGCGCTCCAGCAGCAGGGCGAGAGCGCCCTCGACGAGACCAGTCTGTTCGACACCAGCATGATCGACCTGGACCAGCTCCGCCGGTACGAGCAGGAGCGCTGA
- a CDS encoding DUF177 domain-containing protein: MISKAGKALNGHLDHRNPLVFDTHELGRRPGALQRLSRTVDAPGLPSVLGIEGVIGVPEGAPVELDLRLESVMEGVLVTGTARASAEGECVRCLEPLRLEVAADFQEMFSYPDADDRGRSSKAEPADDAEDDEDRLFIEDGLFDLEPVLRDAVVLALPMQPVCRESCAGLCSECGIRLDENPGHHHDAVDIRWAALQGLADTVQDGEKDNMGGAEAGVDEKQEK; the protein is encoded by the coding sequence ATGATTTCGAAAGCAGGAAAAGCCCTGAACGGCCACCTCGACCACCGAAACCCCCTCGTGTTCGATACGCACGAGCTGGGCCGGCGTCCCGGTGCCCTCCAGCGGCTCTCCCGCACGGTGGACGCACCCGGTCTTCCGTCGGTCCTCGGCATCGAAGGGGTCATCGGTGTGCCGGAAGGCGCACCCGTGGAGCTGGACCTCCGCCTCGAATCGGTCATGGAAGGGGTGCTTGTCACAGGCACCGCCCGTGCGTCGGCCGAGGGGGAGTGCGTAAGGTGTCTGGAGCCGCTGCGCCTTGAGGTTGCGGCGGACTTCCAGGAGATGTTCTCGTACCCTGACGCCGATGACCGGGGCCGCAGCAGCAAGGCGGAGCCGGCCGACGACGCCGAGGACGACGAGGACAGGCTCTTCATCGAGGACGGCCTGTTCGACCTCGAACCAGTGCTGCGCGATGCGGTGGTGCTCGCACTGCCGATGCAGCCGGTGTGCCGGGAGTCCTGTGCCGGCCTGTGTTCCGAATGCGGAATCAGGCTGGACGAGAACCCCGGTCACCACCATGATGCCGTCGACATCCGTTGGGCGGCATTGCAGGGACTCGCCGACACCGTTCAGGACGGCGAGAAGGACAACATGGGCGGCGCCGAAGCGGGCGTCGACGAGAAGCAGGAGAAGTAG
- a CDS encoding CAP domain-containing protein codes for MGRHRRSAAAPAAEDHAAGGAGRNQGGHRRKRSGAPVRTGLAGVSAALAVGAVAVASGLLPGGDSLTGGGGAADQVRAEGAPDLLTQGGSTTAPADRGTASAPASRGIGRAEGPTRAESPTGSPASPSKTSGPAERTKPSSSTPSEQASAGTGKSTATAETSSAAPKAPSSPPATRGAAAPTTRSAVLALVNQERAKVGCSPLTASASLASLAQDFSEDMAARGFFDHTDPDGRTPWDRASKAGVQSLAAENIARGQADAQAVMDSWMNSAGHRANILNCDYKTLGVGVHYGSGGPWWTQDFGF; via the coding sequence ATGGGACGCCACCGACGCTCCGCCGCAGCTCCGGCCGCTGAGGACCACGCGGCGGGGGGCGCGGGCCGGAACCAGGGCGGGCACCGCCGGAAGCGGTCCGGGGCACCGGTCCGTACGGGACTGGCCGGCGTCTCCGCGGCCCTTGCCGTGGGAGCCGTGGCGGTGGCCTCCGGCCTGCTGCCCGGCGGCGACAGCCTCACGGGCGGCGGTGGCGCCGCCGACCAGGTGCGCGCCGAGGGCGCCCCGGATCTGCTGACCCAGGGCGGCTCCACCACCGCCCCGGCCGATCGCGGCACCGCGTCCGCCCCGGCCAGCCGCGGCATCGGACGGGCCGAGGGCCCGACGAGAGCGGAGTCCCCCACCGGTTCCCCCGCGTCCCCTTCGAAGACGTCCGGGCCGGCCGAGCGGACGAAGCCGTCCTCCTCGACACCTTCGGAGCAGGCTTCGGCCGGGACCGGGAAGAGCACCGCCACCGCCGAGACGTCGTCGGCCGCGCCGAAGGCCCCTTCCTCTCCTCCCGCCACCCGCGGCGCCGCCGCCCCGACCACCCGGTCCGCGGTGCTCGCCCTGGTCAACCAGGAGCGCGCGAAAGTCGGCTGCAGCCCGCTGACCGCCAGTGCCTCGCTCGCCTCACTCGCCCAGGACTTCAGTGAGGACATGGCCGCCCGCGGCTTCTTCGACCACACCGACCCCGACGGCCGGACCCCCTGGGACCGCGCCTCGAAGGCCGGTGTGCAGAGCCTCGCCGCCGAGAACATAGCCCGCGGCCAGGCCGACGCGCAGGCCGTGATGGACTCCTGGATGAACAGCGCCGGCCACCGGGCGAACATTCTCAACTGCGACTACAAGACGCTCGGCGTCGGTGTGCACTACGGCTCCGGCGGCCCCTGGTGGACCCAGGACTTCGGCTTCTGA
- the coaD gene encoding pantetheine-phosphate adenylyltransferase produces the protein MRRAVCPGSFDPITNGHLDIIGRASKLYDVVHVAVMINQSKKGLFTVDERIDLIRQVTADFGNVQVESFHGLLVDFCKQRDIPAIVKGLRAVSDFDYELQMAQMNNGLSGVETLFVPTNPTYSFLSSSLVKEVATWGGDVSHLLPPLVHQALTERLARG, from the coding sequence TTGCGCCGCGCCGTCTGTCCGGGGTCATTCGACCCCATCACCAATGGACACCTCGACATCATTGGCCGTGCCTCGAAGCTGTACGACGTCGTACATGTCGCGGTGATGATCAATCAGTCCAAGAAGGGCCTGTTCACGGTCGACGAGCGGATCGACCTGATCCGCCAGGTCACCGCGGACTTCGGCAACGTCCAGGTCGAGTCCTTCCACGGCCTCCTGGTCGACTTCTGCAAGCAGCGCGACATCCCGGCGATCGTGAAGGGCCTGCGGGCCGTCAGCGACTTCGACTACGAGCTCCAGATGGCCCAGATGAACAACGGCCTCTCCGGCGTCGAGACGCTCTTCGTGCCGACCAATCCCACCTACAGCTTCCTGTCGTCCTCCCTGGTCAAAGAGGTCGCCACCTGGGGCGGCGACGTCTCCCACCTGCTCCCGCCGCTGGTCCACCAGGCCCTCACCGAGCGGCTCGCCCGGGGCTGA
- the mutM gene encoding bifunctional DNA-formamidopyrimidine glycosylase/DNA-(apurinic or apyrimidinic site) lyase produces MPELPEVEVVRRGLERWVTGRTVGDVEVLHPRAVRRHLAGGVDFAARLGGARFGTAMRRGKYLWVPLDDVSSSLLGHLGMSGQLLVQPQDAPDEKHLRVRIRFDDSLGTELRFVDQRTFGGLSLHENTPDGLPDTIAHIARDPLDPAFDEAAFHAALRLRRTTVKRALLDQSLISGVGNIYADEALWRSRLHYDRPTAALTRPKSAELLGHVRQVMTAALDQGGTSFDSLYVNVNGESGYFDRSLDAYGREDEPCHRCGTPIRRRPWMNRSSYFCPRCQRPPRATA; encoded by the coding sequence GTGCCCGAGCTGCCCGAGGTCGAAGTCGTACGACGTGGTCTCGAACGCTGGGTCACCGGCCGGACCGTCGGCGACGTCGAGGTGCTGCACCCGCGTGCGGTCCGCCGCCATCTCGCCGGGGGCGTGGACTTCGCGGCCCGGCTCGGTGGTGCCCGCTTCGGAACGGCGATGCGCCGCGGCAAGTACCTCTGGGTGCCGCTGGACGACGTGTCCAGCTCGCTCCTCGGCCACCTCGGCATGAGCGGCCAGCTGCTCGTACAGCCGCAGGACGCACCGGACGAGAAGCATCTGCGCGTCCGGATCCGGTTCGACGACTCCCTCGGCACCGAGCTCCGCTTCGTCGACCAGCGGACCTTCGGCGGGCTGTCGCTCCACGAGAACACCCCCGACGGGCTGCCCGACACCATCGCGCACATCGCCCGCGACCCCCTGGACCCGGCGTTCGACGAAGCCGCGTTCCACGCGGCCCTGCGACTGCGCCGTACGACCGTCAAGCGGGCCCTGCTCGACCAGTCGCTGATCAGCGGGGTCGGCAACATCTACGCGGACGAGGCGCTCTGGCGCAGCAGACTGCACTACGACCGGCCGACCGCGGCCCTCACTCGCCCCAAGTCGGCCGAACTGCTCGGCCATGTCCGCCAGGTGATGACCGCGGCGCTCGACCAGGGCGGCACCAGCTTCGACAGCCTCTACGTCAACGTGAACGGCGAGTCCGGCTACTTCGACCGCTCGCTCGACGCCTACGGACGCGAGGACGAGCCCTGCCACCGCTGCGGCACGCCGATCCGCCGCCGCCCCTGGATGAACCGCTCCAGCTACTTCTGCCCGCGCTGCCAGCGACCGCCGCGCGCGACCGCCTAA
- the rpmF gene encoding 50S ribosomal protein L32: MAVPKRKMSRSNTRHRRSQWKAAVPTLVSCERCQEPKLQHIACPSCGTYNKRQVLEV, translated from the coding sequence GTGGCTGTTCCGAAGCGGAAGATGTCGCGCAGCAACACGCGCCACCGCCGGTCGCAGTGGAAGGCTGCGGTCCCCACCCTGGTTTCGTGCGAGCGTTGCCAGGAGCCGAAGCTGCAGCACATCGCGTGCCCCAGCTGCGGCACGTACAACAAGCGCCAGGTCCTCGAGGTCTGA
- a CDS encoding AAA family ATPase yields the protein MHLKALTLRGFKSFASATTLRFEPGITCVVGPNGSGKSNVVDALSWVMGEQGAKSLRGGKMEDVIFAGTTGRPPLGRAEVSLTIDNSDGALPIEYAEVTITRIMFRNGGSEYQINGDTCRLLDIQELLSDSGIGREMHVIVGQGQLDSVLHADPMGRRAFIEEAAGVLKHRKRKEKALRKLDAMGANLARVQDLTDELRRQLKPLGRQAAVARRAAVIQADLRDAKLRLLADDLVRLRTALRSEIADEAALKQRREAAEAELKAALAREAELEDEVRRLAPRLQRAQQTWYELSQLAERVRGTISLADARVKSAAAPEEEERRGRDPEDMEREAARIREQEAELTAALEAAEHALEDTAAHRADLERELAAEERRLKDAARAIADRREGLARLNGQVNAARGRAGSAQAEIDRLAASRDEARERAVAAQEEYEQLKAEVEGLDAGDQELGEQHDAAKRELAEAEAALSAAREAATAAERKRAAVAARHEALALGLRRKDGTGALLGAQDQLSGLLGPAAELLTVAPGYEVAVAAALGAAADAVAVADPATAAEAIRLLRKQDAGRAALLLGRVRRAGVPDQGGAPGAGAAAVDGGGAVGGTDASAGGTDASAGGTDASAVHVPGQAQGSGEADGALVSAHAAAVAVSGGPAAGPPAVADLVRGPVELMGAVRRLVRDMVVVGTLEDAEDLVAVHPELTAVTAEGDILSAHFAHGGSAGAPSLLEVQASVDEAAAQLEELAVRCAGLTEAQRLAGERRRAAAGLVEELGERRRAAEREKSGVSQQLGRLAGQARGAAGEADRTTASAARAQEALDRATEEAEELAERLLVAEEMPVEEEPDTSVRDRLAADGANARQTEMEARLQVRTHEERVKALAGRADSLDRGARAEREARARAERRRARLRHEVAVATAVASGARQLLAHVEVSVVRAERERVVAEAAKAERERELAAERGRGRELKGELDKLTDSVHRGEVLGAEKRLRIEQLEAKALEELGVEPAGLAAEYGPDQLVPPSPAAEGEELPQDPEHPRNRPKPFVRAEQEKRLKSAERAYQQLGKVNPLALEEFSALEERHKFLSEQLEDLKKTRADLIQVIKEVDERVEQVFTEAYRDTAREFEGVFSRLFPGGEGRLLLTDPDNMLATGVDVEARPPGKKVKRLSLLSGGERSLTAVALLVSIFKARPSPFYVMDEVEAALDDTNLQRLIRIMEELQESSQLIVITHQKRTMEVADALYGVSMQGDGVSKVISQRLR from the coding sequence GTGCACCTCAAGGCCCTGACCCTGCGTGGTTTCAAATCGTTCGCCTCCGCCACGACGCTGCGGTTCGAACCCGGCATCACTTGCGTCGTCGGCCCCAATGGATCCGGCAAGTCCAATGTGGTGGACGCGCTCTCCTGGGTCATGGGGGAACAGGGCGCCAAATCCCTGCGCGGCGGCAAGATGGAAGACGTGATCTTCGCCGGTACCACCGGGCGGCCGCCGCTCGGCAGGGCCGAAGTATCGCTGACCATCGACAATTCCGACGGCGCGCTGCCCATCGAGTACGCCGAAGTGACGATCACTCGGATCATGTTCCGCAATGGCGGCAGCGAGTACCAGATCAATGGCGACACCTGCCGGCTCCTGGATATCCAGGAACTCCTCTCGGACTCCGGCATCGGCCGCGAGATGCACGTCATCGTCGGTCAGGGGCAGCTGGACTCCGTGCTCCACGCCGATCCGATGGGCCGTCGCGCGTTCATCGAGGAAGCCGCGGGTGTGCTCAAGCACCGCAAGCGGAAAGAGAAGGCACTGCGGAAACTGGACGCGATGGGGGCCAACCTGGCCCGCGTCCAGGACCTCACCGACGAACTGCGGCGGCAGCTGAAGCCGCTCGGCCGGCAGGCGGCCGTGGCGCGCCGGGCCGCCGTCATCCAGGCCGACCTGCGCGACGCCAAGCTGCGGCTGCTCGCCGACGACCTGGTGCGGCTGCGCACGGCGCTGCGCAGCGAGATCGCCGACGAAGCGGCGCTCAAGCAGCGCCGGGAGGCCGCGGAGGCGGAACTCAAGGCGGCCCTGGCGCGCGAGGCGGAGCTGGAGGACGAGGTGCGACGGCTGGCGCCGCGGCTCCAGCGGGCCCAGCAGACCTGGTACGAGCTGTCCCAGCTGGCCGAGCGGGTACGCGGCACGATCTCGCTGGCCGACGCCCGGGTGAAGAGCGCCGCCGCTCCTGAGGAGGAGGAGCGGCGCGGTCGCGACCCCGAGGACATGGAACGGGAGGCGGCCAGGATCCGTGAGCAGGAGGCGGAGCTGACGGCCGCGCTGGAGGCCGCGGAGCACGCGCTGGAGGACACCGCGGCCCACCGCGCCGACCTGGAACGGGAGTTGGCGGCCGAGGAGCGCAGGCTCAAGGACGCCGCCCGTGCCATCGCGGACCGCCGCGAAGGGCTCGCCCGGCTGAACGGCCAGGTCAACGCGGCCCGCGGCCGGGCCGGTTCGGCACAGGCCGAGATCGACCGGCTGGCCGCCTCCCGGGACGAGGCGCGGGAGCGGGCGGTCGCCGCCCAGGAGGAGTACGAACAGCTCAAGGCCGAGGTCGAGGGCCTGGACGCCGGGGACCAGGAGCTCGGCGAGCAGCACGATGCCGCCAAGCGGGAGCTCGCGGAGGCGGAGGCGGCGCTCTCCGCGGCCCGGGAGGCGGCCACCGCCGCAGAACGGAAGCGGGCGGCGGTCGCGGCCCGGCATGAGGCGCTGGCCCTCGGTCTGCGCCGCAAGGACGGCACGGGCGCGCTGCTCGGCGCGCAGGACCAGCTGTCCGGCCTGCTCGGTCCGGCCGCGGAGCTCCTGACGGTGGCGCCGGGGTACGAGGTGGCGGTGGCGGCGGCGCTGGGCGCGGCGGCGGACGCGGTCGCGGTGGCGGACCCGGCCACGGCGGCGGAGGCGATCCGGCTGCTGCGCAAGCAGGACGCGGGGCGGGCCGCGCTGCTGCTGGGCAGGGTGCGGCGCGCCGGAGTCCCTGATCAGGGAGGTGCCCCTGGTGCCGGTGCTGCTGCCGTTGACGGTGGTGGCGCTGTGGGCGGTACCGATGCGTCTGCTGGTGGCACGGATGCGTCTGCTGGTGGTACCGATGCGTCTGCTGTGCACGTACCCGGACAGGCGCAGGGGTCGGGCGAGGCGGATGGGGCGCTCGTGTCCGCTCATGCCGCGGCCGTTGCCGTGAGCGGGGGGCCCGCAGCAGGGCCGCCCGCCGTGGCCGATCTCGTCCGCGGGCCCGTCGAACTGATGGGCGCCGTACGCAGACTGGTGCGGGACATGGTGGTCGTCGGCACCCTGGAGGACGCCGAGGACCTCGTCGCCGTACACCCGGAACTGACGGCCGTGACCGCCGAGGGGGACATCCTCTCGGCCCACTTCGCGCACGGCGGTTCCGCCGGGGCACCGAGCCTCCTCGAAGTACAGGCTTCGGTCGACGAGGCCGCCGCCCAACTGGAGGAACTGGCCGTGCGGTGCGCCGGGTTGACCGAGGCGCAGCGGCTCGCGGGGGAGCGGCGCCGGGCTGCTGCCGGGCTGGTCGAGGAGCTCGGGGAGCGGCGCCGGGCGGCCGAGCGGGAGAAGTCCGGGGTGTCCCAGCAGCTGGGGCGGCTGGCCGGGCAGGCCCGTGGCGCGGCGGGCGAGGCCGACCGAACGACCGCGTCGGCCGCCCGTGCCCAGGAGGCCCTCGACCGGGCGACCGAGGAGGCCGAGGAGCTGGCCGAGCGGCTGCTCGTCGCCGAGGAGATGCCGGTCGAGGAGGAGCCGGACACCTCCGTGCGGGACCGGCTCGCCGCCGACGGTGCCAACGCCCGCCAGACCGAGATGGAGGCCCGCCTCCAGGTGCGTACCCACGAAGAGCGGGTCAAGGCGCTCGCGGGCCGGGCGGACTCCCTCGACCGGGGCGCCCGCGCCGAACGGGAGGCCCGCGCCCGCGCCGAGCGGCGCCGGGCCCGGCTGCGGCACGAGGTGGCGGTGGCCACCGCCGTCGCCTCCGGTGCACGTCAGCTGCTCGCGCATGTCGAGGTGTCCGTCGTACGGGCCGAGCGGGAGCGGGTCGTGGCCGAGGCGGCGAAGGCGGAGCGGGAACGGGAGCTGGCGGCCGAGCGGGGCCGGGGCCGTGAGCTCAAGGGCGAGCTGGACAAGCTCACCGACTCGGTCCACCGCGGCGAGGTGCTCGGTGCCGAAAAGCGGCTGCGGATAGAGCAGTTGGAGGCGAAGGCGCTGGAGGAACTGGGCGTCGAGCCGGCCGGGCTGGCCGCCGAGTACGGCCCCGACCAGCTCGTACCGCCATCACCGGCCGCGGAGGGCGAGGAGCTGCCGCAGGACCCGGAGCATCCGCGCAACCGGCCGAAGCCGTTCGTCAGGGCCGAGCAGGAGAAGCGGCTGAAGTCGGCCGAACGGGCGTATCAGCAACTCGGGAAGGTGAATCCGCTCGCCCTGGAGGAGTTCTCGGCGCTGGAGGAGCGGCACAAGTTCCTCTCCGAGCAGCTCGAAGACCTGAAGAAGACCCGCGCCGATCTGATACAGGTCATCAAGGAGGTCGACGAGCGGGTCGAGCAGGTGTTCACCGAGGCGTACCGGGACACGGCCCGTGAGTTCGAGGGTGTCTTCTCGCGGCTCTTCCCGGGCGGCGAGGGCCGGCTCCTCCTGACCGACCCGGACAACATGCTCGCGACCGGTGTGGACGTCGAGGCGAGGCCGCCCGGCAAGAAGGTCAAGCGGCTCTCGCTGCTGTCCGGCGGCGAACGCTCGCTCACGGCGGTGGCGTTGCTGGTCTCCATCTTCAAGGCCCGGCCGAGCCCGTTCTATGTGATGGACGAGGTCGAGGCGGCGCTCGACGACACCAATCTGCAGCGGCTGATCCGGATCATGGAGGAGCTCCAGGAGAGCTCGCAGCTCATCGTGATCACGCATCAGAAGCGGACGATGGAGGTCGCCGACGCGCTGTACGGCGTCTCGATGCAGGGCGACGGTGTCTCCAAGGTCATCAGCCAGCGCCTACGCTGA